GAAGAACAGTTTTGGCAGCGGCAAGGGTGTCCACACGATTACCAGCGGGTTGGAAGGTGCCTGGACCGCCACGCCGATTGAGTGGGACAATAGCTTCTTCCACAACTTGTTCAACTACGACTGGGAACTGATAAAAGGTCCTGGTGGTGCGTGGCAGTGGACCCCCAAAGATGAATCTGCACAAGGCACTGTCCCGGATGCCCACGATCCCGAGAAGAAGCACGCCCCGATGATGCTCACGACCGACCTATCTCTGAAGGCGGATCCAGTCTATGCGCAGATTTCCAAACGCTTCTACGAGAATCCAGCGGAGTTCGCAGACGCTTTCGCTAAGGCGTGGTACAAGTTGACCCACCGCGATATGGGACCGCTCACACGGTATCTCGGTCCCTTGGTTCCTGAGGAACCGCAGTTGTGGCAGGACCCCGTCCCTGCGGTCGATCATGCGTTGATTGACGCACAAGACATCGCTGCCCTCAAAGGCAAGATCCTTGAATCCGGACGCTCCATTTCACAATTGGTCTCGACGGCTTGGGCATCTGCGGCAACATTCCGCGGTACCGACAAGCGTGGGGGCGCGAACGGCGCACGCATTCGTCTCGCGCCACAGAAGAATTGGGAAGTCAACAATCCGTCCGAATTGGAGAAGGTCCTTCAGACGCTGGAGGAGATTCAAGCGGAATTTAACGGATCGCAGTCCGATGGAAAGCGGGTTTCACTCGCTGACTTGATCGTTCTGGCGGGATGTGCCGCAGTCGAGGCTGCTGCGAAGAACGCCGGTGTCGACGTACAGGTTCCCTTCACACCGGGGCGTACGGACGCTTTGCAGGAGCAAACCGATATCGAGTCGTTTGCTGTGCTTGAACCGACTGCTGACGGATTTCGCAACTACCTCGCGAACGGACACCAAAGAACTGCCGAAGAGTTGCTGGTGGATCGGGCACACATGCTGACGCTAACCGCTCCTGAAATGACGGTGCTCGTCGCTGGCTTGCGCGTCTTGGATACAAACGTTTGTGAGTCCGGATTCGGTATCTTCACCAAGCGACCCGAGGCGTTGACGACTGATTTCTTCGTGAATTTGCTTGACATGAATACCGAGTGGTTGCCTTCGGCTACATCTGAGAATGTGTTTGAGGGACGCGATCGCTCGACAGGTGAGGTCAAGTGGATGGGTACCCGTGTCGATCTCGTCTTCGGCTCAAGCTCCCAGCTCCGAGCCATTGCGGAGGTCTACGGGTGTAATGATTCTCAAGAAGTATTTGTCCGTGATTTCGTAGCGGCGTGGAACAAGGTCATGAATCTCGATCGCTTCGACCTCACTTAACCCCCAACAAGGTAAGAGTAGTGGGAGCGTGAACCCCTCACGTTCCCACTGCCCCTATCTCCTTCTACGCTTCCATCCTTCTTGTAGGAGCGATCTCCGAATCGCGACTCCCTTGACTTTTTCCGCAGATGTGTTATCATTTTCTTATGAAAAACGACAAAAAAACGATCTTCGGTTGGGGCATGTACGACTGGGCGAATTCAGCCTATATCACCACTGTGATCGCTGCCATATTGCCGAATTATTTTGCGAAAGCCATTGTAGGCGAAGCAGGTGTAGACATTCTCGGTATGAATGTGAGTGCTACAGCTTTGTGGGGCTATATGTTAGGAACCGCGGCGTTCTGTGTATTCCTCTTTGCACCCGTGCTTGGAGCGATTGCCGATTTCTCTGCCGCAAAGAAACGGTTTCTTATGGGCTTTGCGTATATGGGCAGTATCTTCGCAACACTGCTCTATTTTTGCAAGTCTGGCGATGTCGGATTGACGATTGTGCTATTTCTCGGTTCTCAAATTTGCTTTGTCGGCGGTAATGTTTTCTACGATGCGTTCTTACCACGGATCGCCTCCGAAGACAAACTGGATTCCGTGTCTGCCCGAGGATACGCTTTCGGGTATGTCGGCGGCTCGCTGCAATTTACCATTGCTCTTGTACTCGTCGCCACGCAAAAGACACCGGAAGGTCAAGCGATGGCAGCACGGATCGGAATGGCGATGACAGGGATTTGGTGGGCAGGTTGGACACTGTTGACACTGAAATACCTGAAGGAGGAAAAAACGTCGCATCAACTTCCAGAAGCCTATCGCAATCGACCAAAAGTCTTGGCGTATCTCACCCTCGGCATCGGTCGGACGCTTTCAACGGCGAAACGGGTCGGACGCTTTAAACACCTCACGCTCTTCCTCATCGCTTATATGATATACAATGACGGGATTCACACCGTCACAAGCATGGCGACAATCTACGGCACGGCAGAGTTAAAATTGACGACATCAGAACTCATGATAACGCTCCTGTTGGTGCAAGTCGTTGCAATAGGGGGTGCCTTGATCTTCAGTCGGCTCGCAAATCGTATCGGTGCGAGACGATCCGTGATGTTTGCCTTAGTCTTATGGAGTGGGGTCGTTACATACGGATATTTCATTCAGACCGCAACGGAATTCTTTGTTTTGGGGATGGTTGTCGGGATCGTGCTCGGTGGGACCCAGGCGTTGAGTCGTTCCTTCTATGGCGCAATGATCCCAGAGCAGGCGAGCGCGGAGTTCTACGGCTTCTATTCTGTGTTTAGCAAGTTTTCGTCGATTTGGGGACCCGTAACGTTCGGTGTTATCGAACAGATCACCGGCAGTGCACGCCTCGCGATTATTTCATTGATGGTATTCTTTATCGTCGGATTGATTCTGTTGGGATTTGTGAATGAGGAGAAGGCGAAAGCGGATAAACTGGCGTTCTAATACAAGCAGTCAGTAAAGAAAAAGGACGGCACAAGACCGTCCCCTACGTTGTCAAATGCTGTTTGTTAGTTCGTCAGCTCGAAAATAATCGGGAGTTCGAGTCGCAAACTGTTCCCCTCTTGTCCTTCGGGGAAAGGTGGATACGGCACAGCGTTTTGGACAGCGGCGATCGCCGCATTATCCAGTGCGTTTGAGCCGGAAGAATCGGTGACGGTTGGATTCCGAATTGTGCCATCTTTGAACAGCGTAAACCGCACCGTTGTGCTGGCACCGTCGTCTAAATTCCGGACACGGGGTGGGAACCGTTGGACCTGTTTGATTCGGTCCCGAACCGCTTTTAAGAACTCGTTAAACGACTGTTTCGCATCTCCTAAGTTGACAGAGGCGAGCTCCAGATTACTTGGATCATTGAATTCCGTTTGGGCGAGGTTTGTTCCCATATCCATTCTTGTGACAAGGCTTGTAGTCTCAAACTTCGGCACCTCAAATTTCGGCATCGTTGTAACGATATTTGCCTGTTGCCGAGTTGATCTGAACAGATTTTTACCAATTCCTGTCGTGCTGGGTGCCATGACCGGGCGTGTCGAAACATCGTTCGCTGGCAGGGTGAAACGTGCGTTGCCCACCGGGATTTTAGCACTCGTCGTAACAGCCTGCCCTTTGGGTGCCCGCACCTTAAAAAACTTCGGTTTTTGGGGTTTGCGTGTTGCGCGGGGCGGAGTCCGGCGTTTCGGTTGCGGTTTCTCGGCTTCCAAAACGACACTCTCTACTTTATCATTGTGCATCTCCAGCACGGTTTTCCGAACAAAGTAGATACCTCCAGCGATAATCCCGAGGACGTGCAGTCCGATGGCGAAACCCCATGCGATCCGGATCGCTTTCCTTTTCCGTTGTTGGGCGGCTTCTCGGTTCTGCCGCTGAACATCGGCAATCGTCATCATATTCTTCCTCTCCCGTTTCTTTGTAGGGGCGAGGTTCCCTCGCCCGGTATCCAATGCGGTGTCCTTTATTTGAAGTTTGATACAGCATTAATCTTCATAACTCAGTAACTTATATCTGCCGTTTTTAACAACGACCGAGCCGAGAATCTTCAATTCCCGTTTTTCGCCAGCGACGTTCTGTAACGTCAAAACGGTTCCACGCAAGAGTTGGAACCCATCATACGTCTCCGAGGGACGATCGAAGCGGATGTCAACAAACTTCAAATTTGCGCCTCCGAAGTGAGCCATCCACTTTTTCATACCTGTATTACACTTTTTATTAAGATTTGACCAAGCGAAATCGCCTGGGAAGTTATTCGGCGGACGACTTGCGGGGAATGCGGGCCAAATCCAATCGAGGTACGCCGCCCGTTGCACCCGTAGGCGATCTAACTGCTCAATATCTTCCCGGTTGAGCGCGTCAACGACTGCTAGACCGAGTTGGTCTGGCGAG
This Candidatus Poribacteria bacterium DNA region includes the following protein-coding sequences:
- the katG gene encoding catalase/peroxidase HPI — its product is MSNEGKCPVMHHAHARGTIANQQWWPNQLSLKMLHQNPPTSNPMGADFNYAEAFKTLDLEAVKQDVYKVMTTSQEWWPADYGHYGPLFIRMAWHSAGTYRIGDGRGGGASGTLRFAPLNSWPDNASLDKAVRLLWPVKQKYGKNLSWADLIIFAGNCALESMGLKTFGFAGGREDVWEPEEDIYWGSETTWLGDERYTGDRELENPLGAVQMGLIYVNPQGPNGNPDPVAAARDIKETFRRMAMNDEETVALIAGGHTFGKTHGAADADEYVGPEPEGASLEEQGLGWKNSFGSGKGVHTITSGLEGAWTATPIEWDNSFFHNLFNYDWELIKGPGGAWQWTPKDESAQGTVPDAHDPEKKHAPMMLTTDLSLKADPVYAQISKRFYENPAEFADAFAKAWYKLTHRDMGPLTRYLGPLVPEEPQLWQDPVPAVDHALIDAQDIAALKGKILESGRSISQLVSTAWASAATFRGTDKRGGANGARIRLAPQKNWEVNNPSELEKVLQTLEEIQAEFNGSQSDGKRVSLADLIVLAGCAAVEAAAKNAGVDVQVPFTPGRTDALQEQTDIESFAVLEPTADGFRNYLANGHQRTAEELLVDRAHMLTLTAPEMTVLVAGLRVLDTNVCESGFGIFTKRPEALTTDFFVNLLDMNTEWLPSATSENVFEGRDRSTGEVKWMGTRVDLVFGSSSQLRAIAEVYGCNDSQEVFVRDFVAAWNKVMNLDRFDLT
- a CDS encoding MFS transporter, which gives rise to MKNDKKTIFGWGMYDWANSAYITTVIAAILPNYFAKAIVGEAGVDILGMNVSATALWGYMLGTAAFCVFLFAPVLGAIADFSAAKKRFLMGFAYMGSIFATLLYFCKSGDVGLTIVLFLGSQICFVGGNVFYDAFLPRIASEDKLDSVSARGYAFGYVGGSLQFTIALVLVATQKTPEGQAMAARIGMAMTGIWWAGWTLLTLKYLKEEKTSHQLPEAYRNRPKVLAYLTLGIGRTLSTAKRVGRFKHLTLFLIAYMIYNDGIHTVTSMATIYGTAELKLTTSELMITLLLVQVVAIGGALIFSRLANRIGARRSVMFALVLWSGVVTYGYFIQTATEFFVLGMVVGIVLGGTQALSRSFYGAMIPEQASAEFYGFYSVFSKFSSIWGPVTFGVIEQITGSARLAIISLMVFFIVGLILLGFVNEEKAKADKLAF
- a CDS encoding TonB family protein gives rise to the protein MMTIADVQRQNREAAQQRKRKAIRIAWGFAIGLHVLGIIAGGIYFVRKTVLEMHNDKVESVVLEAEKPQPKRRTPPRATRKPQKPKFFKVRAPKGQAVTTSAKIPVGNARFTLPANDVSTRPVMAPSTTGIGKNLFRSTRQQANIVTTMPKFEVPKFETTSLVTRMDMGTNLAQTEFNDPSNLELASVNLGDAKQSFNEFLKAVRDRIKQVQRFPPRVRNLDDGASTTVRFTLFKDGTIRNPTVTDSSGSNALDNAAIAAVQNAVPYPPFPEGQEGNSLRLELPIIFELTN